TATCCAAATACCCGTTATGGACGCGGTCCAATTGGCGGTATCCGCTATTCAGGAACATCTTCTATTTCAGCCAATGTTGGTCAAGGTCGCGGTACTTTGGCGACACCAGATGGCCGCAATGCAGGAACACCGCTCGCTGAAGGCTGTTCTCCATCTCACAATATGGACAAGAATGGTCCGACTTCTGTATTGAAATCTGTTTCTAAATTGCCGACAGATGAAATCGTTGGGGGGGTTCTGCTCAATCAAAAAGTGAATCCTCAGACCTTGTCTAAGGAAGAAGATAAAATTAAATTGATTGCTTTACTTCGTACGTTCTTTAACCGTTTGCACGGTTATCATATTCAATACAATGTTGTTTCTAGAGAAACCTTGATTGATGCGCAAAAACATCCTGAAAAACACCGTGATTTGATTGTGCGTGTTGCAGGATATTCGGCATTCTTCAATGTACTCTCCAAAGCAACACAAGATGATATTATCGGACGTACAGAACACACATTATAAAAGAGGTCCAGTTTATGGAATTCATGCTTGATACATTAAATGTAGAAGAAATAAAAAAATGGTCGCAAGTTCTCCCCTTGGCAGGAGTGACTTCTAACCCGACCATCGCTAAAAAAGAGGGGAAGATTGATTTCTTTAAACGCATCCAAGAAGTTAGAGAAATTATTGGGAAAGCTCCTTCCATTCATATTCAGGTTGTTGCCAAAGATTATCAGGGAATTTTAAAAGATGCCGCTGAAATTCGCAAGCATTGTAGTGGAAATGTGTTTGTCAAAGTACCTGTAACCCCTGAAGGTTTAGCCGCTATAAAGGTTTTAAAAGCAGAAGGTTACAAGATTACGGCAACTGCTATTTATACCATTTTCCAAGGTTTATTAGCCATTCAAGCAGGCGCAGATTATTTAGCTCCTTATTATAACCGTATGGAAAATTTGAACATTGATTCAGATGTAGTTATTGGCCAATTGGCAGATGCGATTGCGAAAGAAGGTTCATCTAGCAAAATTTTAGCGGCTTCCTTTAAAAATGTAGGACAAGTCAACAAGGCTTTTGCTGATGGTACCCATGCTATTACAGCAGGTGCAGATGTCTTTGAAGCAGCTTTTGCTATGCCGTCTATTTCAAAGGCAGTAGATGATTTTGCAGCAGATTGGTCATTCATTCATGGTCAAAAGTACATCTAATCTCCATTTTTGCGTAGGAAGAGGTATTTTATGAGAACTTTTGCAAGCCCTTCTCGCTATATTCAAGGTGAAGATGCCTTATTTGAAAATGCAAAACAGATTTTGAACTTAGGAAACCATCCAGTTTTGCTTTGTGACAACACTGTTTATCAAATTGTAGGAAAGAAGTTCCAATCCTGTCTTACTCGCTATGGACTTCATGTATTGCATGTCAGTTTTAATGGTGAAGCTTCGGATAATGAAATCAATCGGGTAGCTGCTTTAGCTGAAAAAGATGGAGCAGATCTAGTGATTGGTCTTGGTGGTGGAAAAACAATTGACAGTGCTAAGGCAATTGCAGATTTATTGGGAAATCCCGTCGTGATTGCACCGACTATTGCTTCGACAGATGCACCAACATCAGCTCTTTCAGTAATTTATACCGAGGAAGGAGCATTTGAAAAATATATTTTTTACACCAAGAACCCAGATCTTGTTCTAGTTGATTCAAAGGTCATTGCTCAAGCTCCAAAGCGCTTGTTGGCTTCTGGAATTGCAGATGGTTTAGCGACTTGGGTTGAAGCGCGTGCGGTTATGCAGTCAAATGGATTAACAATGCTGGGGCAAAGGCAGAGTCTAGCAGGTATTGCCATTGCTAAAAAATGTGAAGAAACACTTTTTGCGGATGGTTTGCAGGCGCTGGCTGCTTGTGAGGCACAAGTGGTAACACCGGCTCTTGAACATATTATTGAAGCTAATACGCTTCTAAGTGGTGTTGGTTTTGAAAGTGGTGGATTGGCTGCTGCTCATGCCATTCACAATGGATTTACAGCTCTGACTGGTGATATTCATCATCTGACTCATGGAGAAAAAGTAGCTTATGGAACGCTAACACAGCTCTTTCTTGAAAACCGTCCAAAAGAGGAGTTGGAAAAATATATTCGTTTCTATCAGAAAATTGGTATGCCTACGACCTTGGCAGAAATGCATTTAGAAAATGCCAGCTATGATGATTTGCTCAAGGTTGGTAAGCAAGCTACTATTGAAGGTGAAACCATTCATCAAATGCCTTTTAAAATCTCTGCTTCAGATGTTGCTGCTGCCATTTTGGCAGTTGATCGTTATGTAAACTCCTTATAAAAATAAAAAGAAACAAGTCCGATTAGATTGGACTTGTTTTTTCGTGTAGTGATAGCTAAAAGTTTTAATCAGAAATAATAAACGCCTGATGCACATTGAAAATGTTATAATGATAATAAATGTGAGAAATAAATGCAAACTAGTGGAGGACGGATTGAGTAAAAAATTAGAAGACATGAGTTTAGAAGAATTATGGCAGTTGTTTCCCATAATTCTTGTAAAATATAATAAAGAATGGGCGCATTGGTATGATGAGGAAGCAACTGCTATTTTGTCCCTGATACCAGCTAAATATATAGTAAGAATATCTCATATTGGTAGTACTGCGGTTCAAAATATATGGGCAAAGAATATAGTAGATATATTACTTGAGGTTCGATTAGCAGAAGAACTAGAAATAGTGAAAAATATTCTTGTTGAAAATAATTGGTGATGCATGAGTCAAAGTACACGACGAATCTCATTAAATAAAGGATACACGGAGCAAGGTTTTGCAGACAAAGTCTTTCATCTTCACATTAGAGTTGTCGGAGATAATGATGAACTATATTTCAGAGATTACTTACGTGAGAATCATAATGTAGCGAAAGAATATGAACATTTAAAGCTGAACTTATGGAAGAAATTTGAACATGATAGAGACGGCTACACTGATGCAAAGTGTAAGTTTATTAAACGATATACTAAAATTGCAAAAGAAAAATTTATAGGAAGATATTAAAATAGATACGAGCGCCGGAACGGTGCTTTTTTACTTGCTTGAAATGTGGTAAAATGGATGTAACTAAAATATGAAACGAGTATAAAATGGCGAAAAAATTAAACGCAAATATTGGATTTGAAAAAGAGGTAGTGTATGCGATTTATATTGAAAATTATCTTATTCCCGATTAGTCTTATCTTATCAATTTTAACAACTTTTCTGACATTCTTGCTTGGCATAGGAACGGCGTTGTTGTATATCGTTATGATGTTGCATATTTGGAGCATTAGCTTCTTTCAATCAAGGAGAAGTCGGAATTGGCATATCAAGATTGCTTATCGGCTTCCTATTTAGTCCTTACGGGCTTCCGATGATAGGAGAAACAGTGATAGCGTTTATCAAATTAATAAATGATAAGATTAGGGCGATATAGATAAATTTGAATTTGGAGGGGGATAATCAAGGTGAATGAAATTAATGAATATGTTCGCGATAGTTTTTCTAAATCCGGCGATATTGTCATAAAATCTATGATGGGCGGATACCTTGTATATTTTAATGGTAAGCTGATAGGTGACATTTGCAATAATGAACTGTTTTTAAAGAGAACGCCGACATCGGACAGACTGCTTGCAGATTCCGAACTGCGTTATCCGTATGAAGATTCAAAAACCTTGATGCATGTATTTGATAGTTTTGATGATAAGGCTCTAATTCTGGAACTTCTGGATGGTATGTATGCTGAACTTCCGGAAAAGAAACCTGCGAAAGCCAGATGAGAAAGACAAATCTTAATTTATTAGATGAAAGTTAATTAGAAATTATGGAGGTAGTAATGAATAAGATTACTTGTATTTGTTTAGGTGTTAGCGATATGGAAAAGTCAATAAAGTTTTACAGAGATGGTTTAGGATATAAGACTGACTGTAAAGAAAATAATCCGCCAGTATGTTTTTTCAATACTCCAGGAACAAAATTTGAACTATTTCCTTTAGAACAATTGGCAAAAGATATTGATGAACATAACCCACCAAAGAGAAATGGATTTTCTGGAATTACATTAGCGTACAATGTTGAACAAAAAGAAGATGTTGATAGTGTAATTGAATTAGTACGAAATGCTGGTGGAAGAATTGTAAAAGAACCACAAGACACCTTTTGGGGTGGATATCACGCCTATTTTTCTGATTTAGATGGATATTATTGGGAAGTTGCATGGGGACCAAATTTTAAGTTTGACAAAAATGGACTATTGAAATTTTAGTAATTAAAGAAGATATAAAAAATGGCTTCAAGCAAAGAATATTTAGACTTTATTTTAGAACAAGTATCTGAATTAGATAATATTAGTTATAGAGCTATGATGGGAGAATTTATTATCTATTATAATGGAAAAATTATTGGCGGAATACATGATGATAGATTACTTGTTAAACCTGTGCAGATATGCCAAACGTAGTGTATGACTTGCCGTATGATGGAGCAAAAGAAATGATTCTTGATTATAGTAGAATTTT
This Streptococcus anginosus DNA region includes the following protein-coding sequences:
- a CDS encoding VOC family protein; protein product: MNKITCICLGVSDMEKSIKFYRDGLGYKTDCKENNPPVCFFNTPGTKFELFPLEQLAKDIDEHNPPKRNGFSGITLAYNVEQKEDVDSVIELVRNAGGRIVKEPQDTFWGGYHAYFSDLDGYYWEVAWGPNFKFDKNGLLKF
- a CDS encoding glycerol dehydrogenase gives rise to the protein MRTFASPSRYIQGEDALFENAKQILNLGNHPVLLCDNTVYQIVGKKFQSCLTRYGLHVLHVSFNGEASDNEINRVAALAEKDGADLVIGLGGGKTIDSAKAIADLLGNPVVIAPTIASTDAPTSALSVIYTEEGAFEKYIFYTKNPDLVLVDSKVIAQAPKRLLASGIADGLATWVEARAVMQSNGLTMLGQRQSLAGIAIAKKCEETLFADGLQALAACEAQVVTPALEHIIEANTLLSGVGFESGGLAAAHAIHNGFTALTGDIHHLTHGEKVAYGTLTQLFLENRPKEELEKYIRFYQKIGMPTTLAEMHLENASYDDLLKVGKQATIEGETIHQMPFKISASDVAAAILAVDRYVNSL
- a CDS encoding fructose-6-phosphate aldolase; translated protein: MEFMLDTLNVEEIKKWSQVLPLAGVTSNPTIAKKEGKIDFFKRIQEVREIIGKAPSIHIQVVAKDYQGILKDAAEIRKHCSGNVFVKVPVTPEGLAAIKVLKAEGYKITATAIYTIFQGLLAIQAGADYLAPYYNRMENLNIDSDVVIGQLADAIAKEGSSSKILAASFKNVGQVNKAFADGTHAITAGADVFEAAFAMPSISKAVDDFAADWSFIHGQKYI
- a CDS encoding TfoX/Sxy family protein, producing MNEINEYVRDSFSKSGDIVIKSMMGGYLVYFNGKLIGDICNNELFLKRTPTSDRLLADSELRYPYEDSKTLMHVFDSFDDKALILELLDGMYAELPEKKPAKAR